The Aliiroseovarius pelagivivens genome contains a region encoding:
- a CDS encoding I78 family peptidase inhibitor — protein MKQYFLAMIFATLSGCVANSGQEPHGSCGAGDLMYLVGQNAEVLTDLDLPENRRVLQPGMAYTMDYQPDRLNISIDENGLIDRIWCS, from the coding sequence ATGAAACAGTATTTTCTGGCTATGATTTTCGCCACACTAAGTGGCTGTGTCGCCAATAGCGGTCAAGAGCCACATGGTAGTTGTGGGGCCGGTGACCTGATGTATCTTGTCGGGCAAAACGCCGAGGTGTTGACGGATCTTGATCTTCCCGAGAACCGGCGCGTACTGCAGCCGGGTATGGCCTATACCATGGACTATCAACCAGATCGGCTGAACATCAGCATCGATGAGAATGGCCTGATTGATCGCATCTGGTGCAGTTGA
- a CDS encoding c-type cytochrome, translating into MKTARILALASLVSITMASGLAAHEDATNPVVIKRMEAMKAIGGSMKTLSGMAKGEMAFDAAKANAAVATIAENGMTVPTLFEANETDPATEALPAIWENWDDFVKKSEDMVMAAKGVAEITEQGALGAVLGQIGGTCKACHDDYRKK; encoded by the coding sequence ATGAAAACTGCCCGCATTCTCGCCCTCGCATCCCTTGTAAGCATCACCATGGCAAGTGGTCTTGCTGCGCACGAAGATGCCACCAACCCCGTTGTGATCAAGCGGATGGAAGCCATGAAGGCTATTGGCGGATCCATGAAGACGCTTTCGGGTATGGCCAAAGGCGAGATGGCATTCGATGCCGCCAAGGCCAACGCTGCCGTCGCCACCATCGCCGAGAACGGCATGACGGTTCCCACCCTGTTCGAAGCCAACGAAACCGATCCCGCCACCGAAGCTCTGCCCGCGATTTGGGAAAACTGGGATGATTTCGTCAAGAAATCAGAAGATATGGTCATGGCCGCGAAAGGCGTTGCCGAGATTACCGAACAAGGTGCACTCGGCGCGGTTTTGGGTCAAATCGGCGGCACGTGCAAAGCCTGCCACGACGATTATCGCAAAAAGTAA
- a CDS encoding TetR/AcrR family transcriptional regulator: MPRGIARDHEEKRAAIRKGAAAYFAEHGFDRASMTAAAKHCQVSKALIYHYYDSKEALLYDILDHHLSKLVADVEAAPETDGLRGLVRAILIAYKGADAEHKLQLDSLTVLEPDQQAPLVELQRRLIDMMGAALKAEAPERFENGTNLRAVTMSVFGILNWYYMWNRPGKGLNREDYADLVSNMILGGIHAL; this comes from the coding sequence ATGCCTCGTGGGATCGCCCGTGATCACGAAGAAAAACGCGCTGCCATCCGCAAGGGGGCAGCGGCCTATTTCGCTGAACACGGGTTTGATCGTGCTTCGATGACAGCAGCGGCCAAGCATTGCCAGGTGTCGAAGGCGCTGATCTATCACTACTATGACAGCAAAGAGGCCCTGCTTTACGACATTCTGGACCACCACCTGTCCAAGCTGGTGGCCGACGTTGAAGCAGCCCCCGAAACCGATGGACTGCGGGGATTGGTGCGGGCCATCCTGATTGCCTATAAAGGCGCGGATGCCGAACACAAACTTCAGCTGGACAGCTTGACGGTTCTGGAACCCGATCAGCAAGCCCCATTGGTTGAACTTCAGCGCCGCCTGATCGACATGATGGGCGCGGCTTTGAAGGCCGAGGCCCCTGAACGCTTTGAAAACGGCACGAACCTGCGTGCTGTAACCATGTCAGTCTTCGGCATTTTGAACTGGTACTACATGTGGAACCGCCCCGGCAAAGGGCTGAACCGCGAGGACTACGCTGATTTGGTGTCCAACATGATCTTGGGCGGCATTCACGCCCTGTAG
- the paaK gene encoding phenylacetate--CoA ligase PaaK: MKDLTPRKEDLDPIEIASRDEIAATQLERMKWSLKHAYENVPFYRKSFDDAGVHPDDLKTLSDLAKFPFTVKQDLRDNYPFGLFAVPREQISRIHASSGTTGQPTVVGYTKNDLKMWSGVVARCMRASGLRPGDVLHNAYGYGLFTGGLGVHGGAEAAGLTVVPVSGGMTQRQVRLIEDFRADGITVTPSYALSILDEYAKQGLDPRKSPLKVGIFGAEPWTNNMRREIEEAFDMHAVDIYGLSEVVGPGVANECVETKDGLHIWEDHFYPEIINPETGEVCEDGELGELVFTSLTKEGFPIIRYRTRDLTRLLPGTARSMRRMEKITGRSDDMIILRGVNVFPTQIEEQLMDVPALSPHFQIELVRPGRMDEMHIHVEMAEGQSREGAEAAVRALSGKIKSNVGVSAKVHVAEGGKVARSEGKAVRVVDNRPKE; encoded by the coding sequence ATGAAAGACCTGACACCTCGCAAGGAAGACCTTGATCCAATCGAAATCGCTTCGCGCGACGAGATTGCCGCCACGCAGCTAGAGCGCATGAAATGGTCGTTGAAACACGCCTATGAAAACGTGCCCTTCTATCGCAAAAGCTTCGACGACGCCGGTGTGCATCCCGACGATCTGAAGACGCTGTCGGATCTGGCCAAGTTCCCCTTCACCGTCAAACAGGATCTGCGCGACAATTATCCGTTTGGGCTGTTTGCCGTCCCGCGCGAGCAGATTTCGCGTATCCACGCAAGCTCGGGCACCACAGGTCAGCCGACCGTTGTGGGCTATACCAAGAATGACCTGAAAATGTGGTCGGGCGTCGTTGCCCGCTGCATGCGCGCCTCGGGCCTGCGCCCGGGTGACGTGTTGCACAACGCCTATGGCTACGGTCTGTTTACTGGCGGTCTGGGTGTCCATGGCGGCGCTGAAGCTGCTGGCCTGACCGTTGTGCCGGTATCGGGTGGTATGACCCAGCGCCAGGTGCGCCTGATCGAGGATTTCCGCGCTGACGGCATCACCGTGACGCCGTCCTACGCGCTGTCCATTCTGGACGAATACGCCAAGCAGGGTCTGGACCCGCGCAAAAGCCCACTGAAGGTCGGAATCTTCGGGGCCGAGCCGTGGACAAACAACATGCGCCGCGAAATCGAAGAAGCCTTCGACATGCACGCCGTTGACATCTACGGCCTGTCGGAAGTTGTCGGACCGGGTGTGGCCAATGAGTGTGTGGAAACCAAGGACGGCCTGCACATTTGGGAAGACCACTTCTATCCCGAGATCATCAACCCCGAGACCGGCGAGGTCTGCGAGGATGGTGAACTGGGCGAACTGGTGTTCACTTCGCTGACCAAAGAAGGTTTCCCGATCATCCGTTACCGTACCCGCGACCTGACACGTCTGCTGCCGGGCACCGCGCGTTCGATGCGCCGGATGGAGAAGATCACCGGCCGTTCGGATGACATGATCATCCTGCGCGGCGTGAACGTCTTCCCGACCCAGATCGAAGAACAGCTGATGGACGTGCCCGCCCTAAGTCCGCACTTCCAGATCGAACTGGTACGTCCGGGCCGCATGGATGAAATGCATATTCATGTGGAAATGGCGGAAGGTCAGTCGCGGGAAGGCGCCGAAGCTGCTGTCCGAGCACTGTCCGGCAAGATCAAATCCAATGTCGGCGTCAGCGCCAAAGTGCACGTTGCAGAAGGCGGCAAGGTTGCACGAAGTGAGGGTAAGGCTGTAAGGGTCGTCGACAACCGTCCGAAGGAGTAA
- the paaI gene encoding hydroxyphenylacetyl-CoA thioesterase PaaI: MTPQEIAEKSADIMWADDPASQELGMRIDAIAPGQAVLSMDVRKDMVNGHGSCHGGFSFTLADSAFAFACNSYNNRVVGQHCSITYLSPGKLGERLTATATETSLTGRSGIYDVTVTGEDGRTVVLFRGHSRQVSGTHFDE; the protein is encoded by the coding sequence ATGACGCCGCAGGAAATCGCAGAAAAAAGTGCCGACATCATGTGGGCAGACGATCCGGCCAGTCAGGAACTGGGCATGCGGATCGACGCCATTGCGCCGGGCCAGGCCGTCCTGTCGATGGATGTCCGTAAAGACATGGTGAATGGACACGGATCCTGCCATGGCGGGTTTTCCTTTACGCTGGCCGACAGCGCCTTTGCCTTCGCCTGCAACAGTTACAACAACCGCGTGGTTGGGCAGCATTGCTCGATCACCTATCTCAGCCCGGGCAAACTGGGCGAGCGCCTGACCGCAACCGCGACCGAGACCAGCCTTACCGGGCGCTCGGGCATTTATGACGTGACCGTCACTGGGGAGGACGGTCGCACCGTAGTTCTGTTCCGCGGCCATTCGCGGCAGGTCAGCGGCACACATTTTGACGAATAA
- a CDS encoding DUF2794 domain-containing protein encodes MNWQTTTPFQGAGKPAEQVAFNRIELGAIMGLYGQMVAAGEWRDYGMSFLSDVAIFSIFRRTAEHPIYRIEKRPKLRGKQGQYSVIGMDGRILKRGSDLRSVLRVLERKLIRAVE; translated from the coding sequence ATGAACTGGCAGACAACGACGCCCTTTCAAGGGGCAGGCAAACCGGCCGAGCAGGTCGCCTTCAATCGCATCGAACTTGGCGCCATCATGGGTCTCTATGGACAGATGGTTGCCGCGGGAGAGTGGCGCGATTACGGGATGAGCTTTCTTAGTGACGTTGCGATCTTTTCGATCTTCCGACGCACGGCAGAGCACCCGATTTACCGAATCGAGAAGCGGCCCAAGCTGCGCGGGAAGCAGGGACAGTACTCTGTGATCGGCATGGATGGGCGCATCCTGAAACGCGGCAGCGACCTGCGTTCGGTGCTGAGGGTGCTAGAGCGAAAGCTGATCCGCGCGGTCGAATAA
- a CDS encoding C40 family peptidase, whose product MDRRLTPANDHVAHESLRGKVDAPRFTDGTLKQVVGDSFLLDAPSGNRDRQVLSGDQFNILDGDDHMVFGQSLKDGYVGYLEAWSLGDPQSLTHRVTHRTTHMYPDPNFKTPHNRVFHLNSRVQVVALKGKWAEVKLPATPMSAPKHGHIPASHLCPLDAFSSDPVAIAEQFLDTPYVWAGNSGFGIDCSGLVQAALLACGIPCPADSDLQEAALGHDIPDDAPLQRGDILFWKGHVAMVVDAARIIHANAHHMSVVYESTADAIARIAAQGDGPVTSRKRL is encoded by the coding sequence ATGGACCGCCGCCTGACCCCCGCCAATGACCATGTCGCGCATGAAAGCTTGCGTGGGAAGGTCGACGCCCCTCGTTTCACGGACGGCACTCTGAAACAGGTCGTCGGCGACAGCTTTCTGCTGGATGCTCCCAGCGGAAATCGAGACCGGCAAGTTCTGTCAGGGGATCAGTTCAACATTCTGGATGGCGACGATCACATGGTCTTCGGCCAGTCGCTGAAAGATGGCTATGTCGGTTATCTTGAAGCGTGGAGCCTAGGTGACCCTCAGTCTTTGACCCACCGCGTGACCCACCGCACCACACATATGTACCCAGATCCGAACTTCAAAACGCCGCATAATCGCGTGTTTCATTTAAACAGCCGCGTACAAGTGGTGGCCCTGAAGGGAAAGTGGGCTGAGGTGAAACTACCCGCGACCCCAATGTCGGCCCCGAAACACGGCCATATCCCTGCATCACATCTGTGCCCGCTTGACGCGTTTTCTTCGGATCCCGTCGCGATTGCCGAGCAGTTTCTGGATACGCCCTATGTCTGGGCGGGTAACTCGGGCTTTGGCATCGACTGTTCGGGTCTTGTGCAAGCAGCCCTTCTGGCCTGTGGCATCCCCTGCCCTGCCGACAGCGATCTGCAAGAGGCCGCGCTGGGTCACGACATTCCCGATGATGCGCCACTTCAGCGCGGCGATATTTTGTTTTGGAAAGGTCATGTGGCGATGGTGGTGGATGCCGCGCGGATCATTCACGCCAACGCACATCACATGTCGGTGGTTTATGAGAGTACAGCGGATGCCATCGCGCGCATCGCAGCGCAGGGCGATGGCCCCGTCACGTCGCGCAAGAGATTGTAG
- a CDS encoding leucyl aminopeptidase family protein: MTLTFATQTDAAIPLYLIEKDAGDALSALPKPAQTWASANGFDGGLGQCLVVPSASGEVEMALVGLGTAKARNRKRFGAVAARGKLPEGVYQLASSHSDQITQEFALGWLLEGYRFDRYATQSAPKAQLVAPAGVDATRLETIAGGEVATRDLINTPAEDMGPDELELAVRKLAEAHGATISTIMGKALLDQNFPMVHAVGRAATRAPRLIDMRWGDEGPTLTLVGKGVCFDTGGLNLKPGASMGLMKKDMGGAATVLGLAQMIMALGLKLRLRVLIPAVENAVAGNAFRPGDILTSRKGLTVEINNTDAEGRLVLADALALADEETPDLIVSMATLTGAARVAVGPDLSPFYATETTDADALRNGAQSSADPVWELPFWDPYEAMIEPGIADLDNAPKGGFAGSITAALFLRRFVTDTPRYVHFDIYGWNPTAAPGRPKGGVGMGARALLDALPDLLEL; encoded by the coding sequence ATGACCCTGACCTTCGCCACCCAAACTGACGCGGCCATACCGCTTTACCTGATCGAGAAGGACGCCGGCGACGCGCTGTCCGCACTTCCCAAACCGGCTCAGACATGGGCATCGGCCAATGGGTTTGATGGGGGGCTGGGGCAATGCTTGGTGGTGCCGTCGGCCTCTGGCGAGGTCGAGATGGCTCTGGTTGGCCTTGGCACCGCGAAGGCACGCAACCGCAAACGGTTCGGAGCTGTTGCGGCGCGAGGGAAACTTCCAGAAGGTGTGTACCAACTGGCCAGTTCGCATTCTGACCAGATCACGCAGGAGTTCGCCCTTGGCTGGCTTCTGGAAGGCTACCGCTTCGACCGCTACGCCACGCAATCGGCGCCCAAGGCACAGCTTGTGGCCCCCGCTGGTGTGGATGCCACACGTTTGGAAACCATCGCAGGTGGAGAGGTCGCGACACGCGACCTGATCAACACCCCGGCCGAGGATATGGGGCCGGACGAGCTGGAACTGGCGGTCCGCAAACTGGCCGAGGCGCATGGCGCAACAATCTCGACCATCATGGGCAAAGCGCTGCTCGACCAGAACTTTCCGATGGTCCACGCGGTTGGACGCGCGGCCACACGTGCTCCGCGCTTGATCGACATGCGATGGGGCGACGAAGGCCCGACACTGACCTTGGTCGGCAAGGGCGTCTGCTTTGACACGGGCGGGCTGAACCTGAAACCCGGCGCCTCGATGGGCTTGATGAAGAAAGATATGGGCGGCGCGGCCACGGTGCTGGGACTGGCCCAGATGATCATGGCGCTTGGCCTGAAGCTGCGCCTGCGGGTGCTAATCCCGGCGGTCGAGAACGCCGTTGCGGGCAATGCGTTCCGTCCCGGCGATATCCTGACCTCGCGCAAGGGTCTAACGGTCGAGATCAACAATACGGATGCCGAGGGGCGTCTTGTGCTGGCGGATGCGCTGGCGCTGGCGGATGAAGAAACACCGGACCTGATCGTCTCGATGGCCACACTGACCGGGGCCGCGCGCGTCGCTGTCGGACCGGACCTGTCGCCCTTCTACGCAACCGAAACGACAGACGCCGACGCCCTGCGCAACGGCGCGCAATCCAGCGCCGACCCGGTGTGGGAGCTGCCCTTCTGGGACCCGTATGAAGCGATGATCGAACCCGGCATTGCCGATCTGGACAACGCGCCGAAGGGTGGATTCGCAGGCTCGATCACGGCCGCCCTGTTCTTGCGGCGCTTCGTCACCGACACGCCGCGCTATGTGCATTTCGACATCTATGGCTGGAATCCGACCGCCGCGCCGGGCCGCCCAAAAGGTGGCGTGGGCATGGGCGCGCGTGCGCTTCTGGATGCGCTGCCTGACCTGTTGGAGCTGTAA
- a CDS encoding carbonic anhydrase: MNTARPLPSYLVQRYHGWSATTFSENKSWYRRLADEGQRPRSMIISCCDSRVHVTQMFGADQGEIFLHRNIANLVPPFAPDGDYHGTSAAVEYAVTALKVSHLIVLGHSKCGGVKGFHEKCLGNAPELAENTSFVGRWIDILQPGYDRLGGNDADIDDATLEKEGVLVSLENLMTFPFVRDAVESEKLSLHGLWTDIGEGGLEFFNAETGAFEAL, encoded by the coding sequence ATGAACACAGCTCGTCCACTTCCTAGCTATCTCGTGCAGCGCTATCATGGTTGGAGCGCAACGACGTTCTCCGAGAATAAATCTTGGTATCGCCGCCTAGCAGACGAAGGTCAGCGCCCGCGCAGCATGATTATTTCGTGCTGTGACAGCCGTGTTCATGTGACGCAGATGTTCGGCGCCGATCAAGGTGAGATCTTCCTGCACCGCAACATCGCCAACCTTGTCCCGCCGTTCGCACCGGATGGCGATTATCACGGCACCTCGGCGGCTGTGGAATATGCGGTCACTGCCCTTAAAGTGTCGCATCTTATCGTATTGGGTCACTCGAAATGCGGCGGTGTGAAGGGCTTCCACGAGAAGTGTTTGGGCAATGCGCCAGAGCTCGCTGAAAACACCTCGTTCGTTGGTCGCTGGATCGACATTCTTCAGCCGGGCTATGATCGTCTTGGCGGCAACGATGCCGATATCGACGATGCGACCCTTGAGAAAGAAGGCGTTCTTGTATCCCTGGAAAACCTGATGACCTTCCCCTTCGTGCGCGACGCGGTTGAATCCGAAAAGCTGTCACTGCACGGGCTGTGGACTGACATCGGTGAAGGTGGGCTGGAATTTTTTAACGCTGAAACCGGCGCCTTCGAGGCGTTGTAA
- a CDS encoding flavodoxin domain-containing protein: MKILVSYATSEGHTRKIARWIADRIYDQGHSVELLSLVDKKDIDLGRFDGAILASSVHVGHYQPEVAEFAGEHATRLAQMPTLFLSVSLSAAGHDADDWRGLERILDDFTDATNWTPDRVVQVAGAYMPSEYGVLSRFVMRRIIAGQDPEADLDADHDYTDWEALGSELDSWLAQAEA, encoded by the coding sequence ATGAAAATTCTTGTTTCCTATGCCACAAGCGAAGGCCACACGCGCAAAATTGCTCGGTGGATCGCTGACAGGATTTATGATCAAGGCCATTCGGTCGAGCTGCTTTCCCTAGTGGACAAAAAGGACATTGATCTTGGGCGGTTCGACGGTGCGATTTTGGCCAGCTCGGTGCATGTTGGGCACTATCAGCCGGAAGTGGCCGAGTTCGCCGGCGAGCACGCAACGCGGTTGGCGCAGATGCCGACGTTGTTTTTGTCGGTGTCGCTTTCAGCAGCAGGGCATGATGCCGACGACTGGCGCGGACTCGAGCGCATTCTGGATGATTTCACAGATGCCACCAACTGGACGCCTGATCGCGTAGTTCAAGTGGCCGGTGCCTATATGCCGTCCGAATACGGTGTATTAAGCCGTTTCGTCATGCGTCGTATCATTGCGGGGCAGGATCCCGAGGCCGATCTGGATGCGGATCATGACTATACGGATTGGGAGGCATTGGGCAGCGAGCTGGACAGCTGGCTGGCGCAGGCAGAGGCGTGA
- a CDS encoding DUF4139 domain-containing protein has translation MRYTLPLLLLTAAPSFADTFHTAPRAVSATLYPQVAEVTHHITLTLPAGTHEVLFPFEFSDHDSIPQIRSVTEGVTITQVKLQEGGVQDQDAYLTPDQAAAQAAVDTAQDALEAHDQTMMELSGRMRALEAQLAFLGSLSAGDLELDAKDILTISTTVLSETEATHAEITKQSAQISAAKERKIELAEDLAKAQTKLSRMLPPEEGENLWAVRLSTPAATDAQIELIAYAEGAYWQPIYEVHLNSDTPDTLLVHRKAGIKASGEVSWQDIDLKLSTTDPNGQTGPSRVLGRHARVYDPEPVTLKRSEVAGYSADALYEEEIVVVEEAAFGANYGEFAVTYDYSQPVSIGPSDTLLLEFGQLELPIETQIHAAPRRDDTAYLVASLTNNSGAPLLGGLASFYRDGVLVAEDDFLPIAAADTADLPFGPVEHIRLTYIVKDNQVGERGFIKSATSQTHQALVRVENLSGNAEDLRVFFPTTYSEQEELNVTVNATPAPTETDFEDRRGVSVWDLSVPAGGQSEISIATTLRWPEGKTLSWAP, from the coding sequence ATGCGTTATACTTTGCCCCTTCTGCTGCTGACCGCAGCCCCTTCCTTTGCCGACACCTTCCACACCGCACCCCGCGCCGTGTCGGCAACGCTTTATCCTCAGGTGGCCGAGGTCACGCATCACATCACCCTGACGCTGCCCGCCGGCACGCACGAGGTGCTGTTTCCGTTTGAGTTTAGCGATCACGACAGCATCCCTCAGATCCGCAGTGTGACAGAGGGCGTGACCATCACGCAGGTGAAGTTGCAAGAAGGTGGGGTACAGGATCAGGATGCCTATCTGACCCCGGATCAGGCTGCCGCGCAGGCTGCCGTGGACACCGCACAAGATGCGCTTGAGGCGCATGATCAGACCATGATGGAACTGAGCGGACGGATGCGTGCCCTTGAGGCTCAGCTCGCGTTCTTGGGGTCCCTGTCTGCCGGAGATCTGGAATTGGATGCGAAGGACATCCTGACCATATCAACCACGGTGCTGAGCGAGACCGAGGCGACGCATGCCGAGATCACCAAACAGTCAGCCCAGATCAGCGCCGCAAAAGAGCGAAAGATAGAGCTGGCCGAAGACCTTGCCAAAGCGCAAACCAAACTGTCCCGGATGTTGCCACCCGAGGAAGGCGAGAATCTGTGGGCGGTTCGCCTAAGCACCCCAGCCGCAACCGACGCTCAGATTGAATTGATCGCCTATGCAGAAGGGGCTTACTGGCAGCCTATTTACGAGGTGCACCTGAACTCGGACACGCCAGACACGCTTTTGGTTCACCGCAAAGCAGGCATTAAGGCTTCAGGCGAGGTAAGCTGGCAAGACATTGACCTGAAGCTGTCCACCACAGACCCCAACGGACAAACCGGCCCCAGCCGCGTGCTTGGCCGACACGCCCGTGTTTACGACCCTGAGCCCGTCACGTTGAAACGAAGCGAGGTCGCAGGGTATTCGGCCGACGCGTTATATGAGGAAGAGATCGTCGTCGTCGAGGAAGCCGCGTTCGGCGCGAACTATGGCGAATTTGCCGTCACCTATGATTACTCCCAGCCCGTAAGCATTGGCCCATCTGACACTCTTCTTCTTGAATTTGGTCAGCTTGAACTGCCTATCGAAACCCAGATTCACGCCGCGCCTCGACGTGACGACACCGCCTATCTGGTGGCTTCGCTGACCAATAACAGCGGCGCACCATTGCTTGGCGGGCTGGCAAGCTTCTATCGGGATGGTGTTTTGGTTGCCGAGGACGATTTCTTGCCGATTGCAGCTGCCGATACGGCCGACCTGCCCTTCGGTCCGGTCGAGCACATCCGCCTGACCTATATCGTAAAGGATAATCAAGTAGGCGAGCGCGGGTTCATCAAATCCGCCACGTCTCAGACCCATCAGGCCTTGGTGCGGGTCGAGAACCTAAGCGGCAACGCCGAAGACCTGCGGGTGTTCTTCCCCACGACCTATTCCGAACAGGAAGAGCTGAACGTGACCGTGAATGCCACCCCCGCGCCCACGGAAACCGATTTCGAGGATCGTCGCGGGGTGTCCGTCTGGGATCTGAGCGTGCCCGCGGGTGGACAGTCCGAGATCAGCATCGCAACCACGCTGCGCTGGCCCGAGGGCAAGACCCTATCGTGGGCACCGTAA
- a CDS encoding aspartate-semialdehyde dehydrogenase, with protein MGYKVAVVGATGNVGREMLNILAERQFPVDEIAALASRRSLGTEVSFGDKTLTTQDLDTFDFTGWDMALFAVGSEATKQYAPKAAKAGCVVIDNSSLYRYDPDIPLIVPEVNPQAIHGYKNKNIIANPNCSTAQMVVALKPLHDRAKIKRVVVSTYQSVSGSGKDAIDELWNQTKGMYVPGQEVEPKVYPKQIAFNVIPHIDVFMDSGDTKEEWKMIAETKKIVDPSIKVTATCVRVPVFVGHSESINIETEEFLDEDEARDILRTAPGILVVDKRENGGYVTPVECVGDFATFISRIRQDVTVENGLNMWCVSDNLRKGAALNAVQIAELLGREVLKKG; from the coding sequence ATGGGCTATAAAGTCGCCGTCGTAGGCGCCACGGGCAACGTGGGCCGCGAAATGCTGAACATCCTGGCAGAGCGCCAGTTTCCTGTAGACGAGATCGCCGCGCTTGCATCGCGCCGTTCGCTCGGTACTGAAGTCAGCTTTGGTGACAAGACCCTGACCACCCAGGATCTGGACACCTTCGACTTCACCGGCTGGGACATGGCGCTGTTCGCCGTGGGCTCGGAAGCGACCAAGCAATACGCGCCCAAAGCTGCGAAAGCGGGTTGTGTGGTGATCGATAACTCGTCGCTGTACCGGTATGACCCCGACATCCCGCTGATCGTGCCCGAGGTAAACCCGCAGGCGATCCACGGCTATAAGAACAAGAACATCATCGCGAACCCCAACTGCTCGACTGCGCAGATGGTTGTTGCGCTGAAGCCTCTGCATGACCGCGCCAAAATCAAACGCGTTGTCGTGTCGACCTATCAGTCGGTGTCCGGTTCGGGCAAAGACGCGATTGACGAGCTGTGGAACCAGACCAAGGGCATGTATGTGCCGGGTCAGGAAGTGGAACCGAAGGTCTATCCCAAGCAGATCGCCTTCAACGTGATCCCGCACATCGACGTCTTCATGGACTCGGGCGACACGAAAGAAGAATGGAAGATGATCGCCGAGACGAAGAAGATCGTCGATCCGTCGATCAAAGTCACTGCGACCTGCGTGCGCGTGCCGGTCTTCGTTGGCCACTCGGAATCGATCAACATCGAAACCGAAGAGTTCCTGGACGAAGACGAAGCCCGCGACATCCTGCGTACAGCCCCCGGCATTCTGGTCGTGGATAAGCGCGAGAACGGTGGCTATGTCACTCCGGTCGAATGCGTAGGCGATTTCGCGACCTTCATCAGCCGTATCCGTCAGGACGTGACGGTCGAGAACGGCCTGAACATGTGGTGCGTTTCGGACAACCTGCGTAAGGGTGCTGCCCTGAACGCCGTCCAGATCGCTGAGCTGCTGGGCCGTGAGGTTCTGAAGAAGGGCTAA